In Toxoplasma gondii ME49 chromosome VIII, whole genome shotgun sequence, a single genomic region encodes these proteins:
- a CDS encoding hypothetical protein (encoded by transcript TGME49_230220), with protein MQQLRRLNFFDSLLVQRPSQESKKDFRPPSSSAFSHPQLQPHGATAQPTGPPPLLPPDVVCAAGTPSQLWIGDARGRAHIFTDERFLSPIEIPVFSRGFLSMHAAADAHCIVCVGRDSVEPGASASSLPPRTGQPASSAHAAERAVWKYKSFSTLQVDARGLPVLLREATLFARVPEQVLTCSDINGPFTMLAGGTEAAGVCLFRGDLLRERTCRLRFIKENDLPVTAVRFLAPSASRVSEENEDRRFHLLVATPQGIAVHAVPGKGEPEVTYRDDLAGLPSPLLTAQLLSPNQAAVQQGEGIFCLDARAGNLWALPVDGCCMQLASHKHYLISVSASAEETCSGSPVSAPSQECFLTIFRANPDTRFVAFCCSFPRVAHIVSALDSLYVICRDDSGGSILFELREKGIGDRLNILLRKRLFDWAADIVIQEGQPKSTLQEVYRVHADWLYEKRALDKALRMYIKTIGALEPSYVIEKFLHCQRLWLLALYLLHLHRCGRASQQHTLLFFKCAAKLKDENLFSAFLDDPSISRDAILPAAIQECRANGYLKLASLIARRHGHHDEYVSIFLTDCRNFDEAVAYMKGLDAPSVCSLLLTHGYTLLSHKPRETLALIKNIIFNYQTSADIFIPLFVDNEALLLYFFLSLLYGESYARDFLKTQKQFLSSPEKQALLNASTSSSICAFSALPPAEQFAALYDTLEDAEREGDEKNRKGNREKGERERREEKREDPEKGDNLETLSPHLFGSVSFATFLELLLRFHKKAHAPVDQPREAASSASPEREVVGRPRDEATCVRRDSALEGSAKRGTGDAVAETEARQEETRRERAKQKRSSAEARQYATAIMKSLKERSMGEDELFTSTLLTTIYDFEEGLEHVCEKQENFQLALSHFAEEDDVALLWKFCLANTSKNPALWIQALAFLASRDNTETQIQQILAQIEAHRLFPPLAVLDILQQGSRVTLRAVKGYLIHCLDKLSREFEISSSHYQQDEAEVESMKKEVQRLQTSGQIFDRTRCDACGNALDLPSVHFACCHSFHLVCLASGETDPSSAREMVPGTVVGPGKAPEYSCPVCTPQADAKRLLLAQREADSGRADDFFKFLRGSTDGFSFIASYFGKAMFPTLPADLSGAYASPLASSNSYEPRQSPAFSSSPFSGRPGGPRGQEAPWTPAGSGRLADDGMRQWNALSRSSGQSRGGATGGAGGSSRAARGASNPFGVYEDGGKCVERGPGDLGYNPFQA; from the exons ATGCAGCAGCTTCGTCGCTTGAATTTCTTCGACAGTCTGCTCGTGCAGCGTCCTTCGCAGGAGTCGAAAAAGGACTTCAGACCTCCGTCCTCTTCAGCTTTCTCTCACCCTCAATTGCAGCCCCATGGAGCGACGGCACAGCCTACAG GTCCTCCTCCCCTGTTGCCGCCAGACGTTGTCTGTGCAGCAGGGACGCCTTCTCAGCTCTGGATAGGCGACGCTCGAGGTCGCGCTCACATCTTCACTGACGAAAGATTTCTCTCGCCCATTGAAATTccggtcttctctcgcggATTCCtctccatgcatgcagctgcagacGCCCACTGCATTGTCTGTGTGGG tCGCGACAGCGTGGAGCCgggcgcctctgcgtcttctctgccgccgcGTACTGGGCAGCCGGCCtcttctgcgcatgcagcggaacGCGCGGTCTGGAAGTACAAGTCCTTCAGCACCCTCCAAGTTGACGCTCGTGGGCTCCCTGTGCTGCTCAGAGAGGCTACGCTCTTTGCCCGGGTCCCGGAGCAGGTGCTCACATGCAGCGACATCAACGGACCTTTCACGATGCTCGCG GGTGGAACCGAAGCTGCAggcgtctgcctctttcgCGGTGACCTTCTAAGGGAGAGGACTTGTCGGCTTCGATTCATCAA agagaacgaccTTCCTGTGACAGCCGTCCGCTTCCTCGCGCCCTCAGCGAGCCGAGTTTctgaggagaacgaggacagGAGATTTCACCTCCTTGTGGCGACTCCCCAAGGCAtcgcagtgcatgcagtcccaGGAAAGGGAGAGCCTGAG GTGACGTACAGGGATGACTTGGCTGGCCTGCCTTCCCCGCTTCTGACGGCCCAGCTGCTTTCGCCTAACCAAGCGGCTGTCCAGCAGGGTGAAGGcattttctgtctcgacGCCCGAGCAG GGAATCTCTGGGCGCTGCCGGTCGAcggctgctgcatgcaatTGGCGTCGCACAAACACTACTTGATTTCTGTCTCAGCGTCAGCGGAGGAAACCTGTTCAGGTTCTCCGGTTTCTGCTCCCTCTCAG gaaTGTTTTCTGACGATTTTTCGTGCAAATCCCGACACCCGAtttgtcgccttctgctgctcttttCCACGCGTCGCCCACATCGTGTCTGCCCTA GACTCCCTCTACGTCATTTGTCGCGACGACAGCGGGGGAAGCATCCTCTTTGAGTTGCGCGAGAAGGGCATTGGTGATCGCCTCAACATTCTTCTTCG GAAGAGACTCTTCGACTGGGCCGCGGACATCGTCATCCAGGAGGGGCAGCCAAAGTCGACGCTCCAG GAGGTGTATCGCGTCCACGCAGATTGGCTTTACGAGAAGCGCGCCTTAGACAAAGCCTTGCGAATGTACATCAAGACGATCG GTGCCCTCGAGCCATCCTACGTGATTGAGAAGTTCCTCCACTGCCAGCGGCTCTGGCTCCTCGCGCTGTACCTCCTTCATTTGCACCGCTGCGGGAGAGCTTCTCAGCAACAcactcttctgttcttcaaGTGCGCAGCCAAGCTGAAGGACGAAAAccttttctccgctttcctCGATGACCCGTCTATAAGCCGAGACGCCATTCTCCCCGCCGCGATCCAAGAGTGTCGCGCGAACG GCTACCTGAAACTCGCGAGTCTCATCGCGCGCCGCCATGGCCACCACGATGAGTATGTCTCCATCTTTCTCACAGACTGTCG AAATTTCGATGAAGCTGTGGCCTACATGAAGGGACTGGACGCGCCATCAGTTTGCTCCCTGCTGCTGACTCACGGATACACTCTGTTGTCTCATAAGCCGCGAGAGACTCTCGCTCTGATAAAAAACATCATTTTCAACTATCAGACCAG CGCGGATATCTTTATTCCACTGTTTGTGGACAACGAAGCTTTGCTGCTctacttcttcctctccctcttgtaCGGCGAGAGCTACGCGCGAGACTTTttgaagacgcagaagcagttTCTTTCGAGCCCAGAGAAGCAGGCTCTTTTGAACGCCTCCACATCTTCTTCGATTTGTGCATTTTCGGCTCTTCCGCCTGCTGAGCAATTCGCTGCATTGTACGACACTTTGGAGGACGCCGAGCGCGAGGGGGACGAGAAAAACCGGAAAGGAAAtcgcgagaagggagagcgagaaaggagagaagagaaacgagaagatccagagaaaggagacaactTGGAGACGCTCTCTCCTCACCTCTTTGGCAGCGTCTCCTTTGCGACTTTTCTCGAACTCCTTCTCC GCTTCCATAagaaagcgcatgcacccgTCGACCAGCCGCGTGAGGCCGCAAGCTCGGCGAGTCCTGAGAGGGAAGTTGTGGGGCGcccgagagacgaagcgactTGTgtccgcagagacagcgctCTCGAGGGCAGCGCGAAAAGAGGGACAGGTGACGCAGTTGCGGAGACGGAAgcgagacaagaggagactCGGAGGGAACGTgcaaaacagaaacgaagctCTGCTGAGGCTCGTCAGTACGCCACTGCGATCATGAAATCCCTCAAAGAGAGGTCCATG GGCGAAGATGAACTTTTTACGTCCACACTGCTGACAACAATTTACGATTTTGAGGAAGGCCTGGAGCACGTGTGTGAGAAGCAAGAAAACTTCCAGCTTGCTCTGAGTCACTTTGCTGAAGAGGACGATGTCGCGCTCCTCTGGAAGTTCTGTCTTGCCAATACGTCGAAAAATCCCGCACTCTGGATTCAAGCGCTCGCCTTCCTTGCCTC CCGCGACAATACAGAGACGCAAATCCAGCAGATCCTCGCACAGATTGAG GCCCACCGGTTGTTTCCTCCCCTCGCCGTGCTGGACATTCTCCAGCAGGGGTCGCGAGTAACTCTTCGCGCTGTGAAG GGGTATCTGATTCACTGCCTGGACAAACTGTCTCGGGAATTCGAAATCTCCTCCTCGCACTACCAGCAAGACGAGGCCGAGGTCGAGAGcatgaagaaagaagtccAGCGCCTCCAGACAAGTG GACAGATTTTCGACCGAACGCGCTGCGACGCATGCGGCAACGCGCTCGACCTCCCTTCAGTCCACTTTGCCTGCTGCCACTCTTTCCACCTCGTCTGTCTGGCCTCGGGGGAGACAGATCCAAGTTCGGCGAGAGAAATGGTCCCGGGTACCGTGGTGGGCCCAGGAAAGGCGCCAGAGTACAGCTGccctgtctgtacaccgcagGCTGATGCGAAGCGG CTTCTGCTCGCCCAGAGAGAGGCTGACAGCGGGCGTGCCGACGACTTCTTCAAGTTTCTTCGTGGCTCTACGGACGGTTTTTCGTTCATCGCCTCGTACTTCGGCAAAGCTATGTTTCCGACTCTGCCGGCA GACCTGTCAGGGGCCtacgcgtctcctctggccTCATCGAATTCCTACGAACCTAGGCAAAGTCCCGCCTTCTCAAGttcgcctttttctgggCGACCTGGCGGGCCTCGGGGCCAAGAGGCCCCCTGGACCCCAGCGGGGAGCGGGCGCCTGGCAGACGACGGGATGAGGCAGTGGAACGCCCTTTCGCGGTCAAGTGGACAGAGCCGTGGAGGCGCGACTGGCGGCGCTGGAGGCAGCAGTAGGGCCGCACGGGGAGCGTCGAATCCCTTTGGGGTCTACGAAGACGGCGGGAAGTGTGTGGAGAGGGGACCGGGAGATCTGGGGTACAACCCGTTTCAGGCGTAG
- a CDS encoding hypothetical protein (encoded by transcript TGME49_230230) produces the protein MSSYQRSNNLHASREADEEDSVQVLLCGTSDEGTITDFAREQQRSGGPPAFAPFPPPQAGSGEALPPAEADASFDTSLRPETTLASALGDAAAQRHPTDGVCVGENIEGILECAEDATGGAGALFSSLSGQQVLASSHPFPLLRHPAEALESAHATGEKAEGAEAVKGVASLPRGSQTHAGVPDVEAATAEGKVVMEWEVSRDRKWMYARDKSQWFNYGFDETTFREWIQKLRDDRVERLAHRSVLVAGDDALPARHFVQGPQVGGASQGSAHSHDSFHR, from the exons ATGTCGAGCTACCAACGGAGCAACaacttgcatgcatcgcgcGAAGCTGATGAGGAAGACAGCGTGCAG gttcTGTTGTGTGGTACGTCGGACGAGGGAACGATAACCGACTTCGCACGAGAGCAGCAGCGCTCTGGCGGACCTCCCGCGTTCGCTCCGTTTCCTCCACCGCAGGCAGGATCTGGCGAGGCTCTTCCTCCAGCTGAAGCAGACGCTTCATTCGATACCAGTCTGCGACCAGAGACGACTTTGGCTTCTGCCCTGGGCGACGCCGCTGCGCAGAGACACCCCACAGACGGTGTGTGCGTCGGAGAGAACATCGAAGGCATCCTCGAATGCGCAGAGGACGCAACAGGA ggagcaggagctctgttttcttctctctctgggcAACAAGTCCTCGCGTCGTCGCacccttttcctcttcttcgtcacccGGCGGAGGCTCTCGAGAGCGCGCATGCCACAGGGGAAAAAGCGGAAGGCGCTGAAGCTGTGAAAGGCGttgcgtctctgccgcgAGGCAgccagacgcatgcaggcgtcCCCGACGTCGAAGCTGCAACAGCTGAAGGAAAG GTCGTTATGGAATGGGAGGTGTCAAGAGATCGCAAGTGGATGTACGCTCGCGATAAGTCTCAGTGGTTTAACTACGGCTTCGACGAGACAACGTTTCGA GAGTGGATCCAAAAGCTCCGCGACGACAGAGTCGAAAGGTTAGCTCATCGGTCGGTGCTTGTGGCAGGCGACGACGCTCTGCCAGCTCGGCATTTCGTTCAAGGACCTCAAGTCGGTGGAGCGAGCCAAGGCTCCGCTCATTCACACGATTCGTTTCATCGGTGA
- a CDS encoding hypothetical protein (encoded by transcript TGME49_230340), with the protein MRSPPASSDSSPPPLPSTTPSPTSTSSSPPPPAPPSAAPPSSSSGSPVAPSPASSPPSSGGGLHLEATPAPSRSLQASSPRDPAPRVSASEPESSEADCGAVPSPLDIFESILRLCECGHSDFVSTPRLSFPSEAEAPPPRAKLGQSIPLELPEFPLETPSRWRGYRATVKRQAPVPARSLSSPVQTRSRDLKASPMPVHASLHAPSPLVPVEGSACDSNALCCCSPNAGKRPASAAAMPLLQPSTRSYYYYAPAPLLSPSGSPPPAGGSRAYTTTAVPAGVASESFYHVANDAGKVVHAPSPSRAYEIRHDTRQLTVPTLGPAAPAAAGTGEAWGDARRRLPDRAAVDRDSSLTSALLRKEAELQALIEEKRLELRLLERQANARRIAEGTSELEEVRHLRGNLCEKEMEVEQLRAEVNLARKEKGDLSADLLVKDAVINALKAGEDASDLPGVRTIEAVKTLREKEDENRLLTRRLEALREERRDMRELLLQKDKQLAAAMNVSDPETKEASAVQLGVQAIAMVQDSVELREKIKQLNAQVAALKEEKSRRELLLEETFRKLTDKRKEAAGLLEMVSQRDMKLARVETFLQQRNRDYDQLQEQARASLKAETERAEKGEEEIKILEEQQNALKNIVASRDEKVMCLQNEVVRRDARIKQLDERLALLSQDLEQTSSHLQQLLRASAAKDAYLYELESQLRRNEVERQASYLAEVARTRRLALETRLKEEECRVALNDKDEALASAQHELSRNALTLQQLRQAFATVEATDACYRPAAACFRGNKEARTLSRTNSLPFSPPADDAIYRIPTASSVPQRPLQESLRLLEVDNASPQGAAVSPSPTGILRPAGKGDASALYTYKVTPTADTTGASPLVYPSGVSPQTFAPAQAYAGILRGNAASGGDTAPCAETQGRAASPTAYATLPVSRAAKAATKNVSGQLRSLQKQ; encoded by the exons aTGCGTTCGCCACCAGCCTCCTCCgattcctctcctccacctctgcCATCGACAACTCCCTCACCTACCTCCACCTCCAGCTCTCCGCCTCCCCCCGCTCCACCCTCGGCTGCTCCtcccagttcttcttctgggtcTCCTGTCGCACCTTCGCCTGCATCATCCCCGCCTTCCTCAGGAGGAGGACTGCATTTGGAGGCGACGCCTGCCCCATCGCGGTCGCTTCaggcttcctcgcctcgtGACCCTGCGCCTCGGGTCTCGGCTTCCGAGCCGGAGAGCTCTGAGGCAGACTGTGGAGCAgtgccttcgcctctggaCATCTTCGAGTCCATTCTGCGTCTGTGCGAGTGTGGGCACAGCGACTTCGTTTCGACGCCGCGACTCTCGTTCCCCTCAGAGGCCGAGGCTCCTCCTCCGCGTGCGAAGCTCGGCCAGTCGATTCCTCTCGAGCTCCCGGAGTTCCCCCTGGAGACACCCTCTCGCTGGAGAGGGTACCGGGCAACTGTGAAGCGCCAGGCGCCTGTGCCAGCTCGGTCCCTGTCGTCTCCGGTCCAGACTCGATCGCGGGATCTCAAGGCCTCCCCGATGCCAGTGCATgcttcgctgcatgcgccttctcCCCTGGTGCCAGTCGaaggctctgcatgcgactcGAACGCGCTCTGCTGTTGCTCCCCGAACGCCGGAAAACGTCCCGCGTCCGCAGCCGCAATGCCGTTGCTTCAACCGTCCACGCGAAGTTACTACTACTACGCTCCCGCGCCGCTTCTCAGTCCTTCGGGGAGTCCTCCACCCGCCGGCGGATCTCGCGCCTACACGACGACTGCAGTGCCTGCTGGAGTTGCCTCTGAGAGTTTTTACCATGTCGCAAATGACGCAGGGAAAGTCGTTCATGCGCCCTCACCTTCGCGCGCGTACGAGATCCGCCACGATACCCGACAGCTCACAGTCCCCACTCTGGGGCCTGCTGCCCCCGCGGCCGCAGGGACAGGTGAAGCCTGGGGTGACGCCCGACGGAGACTCCCCGACAGAGCGGCCGTCGACAGAGACTCGAGTCTCACCTCCGCGCTCCTCAGAAAGGAAGCGGAACTCCAG GCCCTcatcgaggagaaacgactGGAGCTGCGACTCCTGGAAAGGCAGGCGAACGCCCGCCGCATTGCTGAGGGAACGTCGGAGCTCGAGGAAGTTCGCCACCTCCGAGGAAATCTCTGTGAAAAGGAGATGGAAGTTGAGCAGCTCAGGGCTGAGGTGAATTTGgccaggaaagagaaaggcgacttGAGCGCCGATTTGCTCGTGAAAGATGCAGTGATCAACGC ACTGAAGGCCGGAGAGGACGCGTCCGACCTCCCGGGCGTTCGCACAATCGAGGCGGTGAAGACCTtgcgggagaaagaagatgaaaaCAGGCTCTTGACGCGGCGCCTGGAGGccctgcgagaagagcgacgagacaTGAGAGAGCTTCTGCTGCAGAAAGACAAACAGCTAGCAGCCGCGATGAATGTCTCCGAcccggagacgaaggaggcgtcTGCTGTCCAGCTCGGCGTCCAGGCGATCGCCATGGTCCAAGACAGTGTGGAACTGCGGGAGAAGATCAAGCAGTTGAACGCACAAGTCGCGGCgctgaaggaggagaagagccgcCGGGAGCTGCTACTCGAGGAAACCTTTAGAAAGCTCACAGACAAACGGAAAGAAGCTGCAGGCCTGTTGGAGATGGTGTCTCAGAGAGACATGAAACTCGCGAGAGTCGAAACCTTCCTCCAG CAACGGAATCGCGACTACGACCAGCTGCAGGAGCAGGCGCGGGCGTCTCTGAAAGCCGAGACGGAGCGggcggagaagggagaagaggagatcAAGATCTtggaggagcagcagaacgCGCTGAAGAACATCGTGGCTTCTCGCGACGAGAAAGTGATGTGTCTGCAGAATGAAGTCGTCCGCCGAGACGCGCGAATCAAGCAGCTGGACGAGAGACTGGCGCTTTTGTCGCAGGACTTGGAACAGACCTCCAGTCACCTGCAGCAACTCCTTCGGGCCTCTGCAGCGAAGGACGCATATCTGTACGAGTTGGAGTCCCAGCTGAGACGTAACGAAGTCGAGCGACAGGCTTCCTACCTCGCAGAAGTCGCGCGAACTCGCCGCCTCGCCTTGGAGACGCGTTTGAAGGAGGAGGAATGCCGTGTAGCTTTGAACGACAAGGACGAGGCCCTCGCCTCCGCTCAGCACGAACTCAGCCGCAACGCCCTGACGCTACAGCAACTTCGACAAGCGTTCGCAACTGTCGAGGCGACAGATGCATGCTACAGACCCGCGGCGGCCTGCTTTCGAGGGAACAAAGAGGCGAGAACTCTTTCACGCACGAATTCTCTGCCGTTTTCCCCTCCCGCAGACGATGCCATCTACCGAATCCCTACAGCCTCCTCTGTACCCCAGAGACCGCTGCAGGAAAGCTTGAGGCTTCTGGAGGTTGACAACGCCTCGCCTCAAGGCGCCGCCGTGTCTCCGAGCCCTACGGGCATTCTCCGGCCGGccggaaaaggagacgcttCGGCGTTGTACACCTACAAGGTCACTCCAACCGCTGACACCACTGGAGCTTCACCTCTGGTGTATCCCTCGGGAGTCTCGCCGCAGACCTTCGCCCCCGCGCAGGCGTATGCGGGGATTTTAAGGGGGAATGCAGCCTCCGGAGGAGATACTGCGCCTTGTGCGGAGACCCAAGGAAGGGCAGCCTCTCCCACAGCCTACGCGACGCTCCCCGTCTCGCGGGCCGCGAAAGCCGCGACCAAGAATGTCTCTGGGCAGCTCCGGAGTCTTCAGaaacagtga